One segment of Luteolibacter rhizosphaerae DNA contains the following:
- a CDS encoding ExbD/TolR family protein, with translation MASADDKSFDDINVTPMVDLYLVLLLIFIVMTAAGVKGMKVELPKASDKAVKNLSVPKIQAITVDAEGKIQLNQTQVTLEELESKLSAMKLTTPDIPVVVRGDSASQYREVMGVLSVLGRLGIDKIGLATQKPK, from the coding sequence ATGGCCTCTGCCGACGACAAGAGTTTCGACGACATCAACGTCACCCCGATGGTGGACCTCTATCTCGTGCTGCTGCTCATCTTCATCGTGATGACGGCGGCGGGAGTGAAGGGGATGAAGGTGGAGCTTCCCAAGGCCAGCGACAAGGCCGTGAAGAATCTGAGCGTGCCGAAGATCCAAGCGATCACGGTGGACGCCGAGGGGAAGATCCAGCTCAACCAGACGCAGGTCACGCTTGAGGAACTGGAGAGCAAGTTGAGCGCGATGAAGCTGACCACGCCGGACATCCCGGTGGTGGTGCGCGGCGACAGCGCCTCCCAGTATCGCGAGGTGATGGGTGTGCTTTCCGTGCTCGGCCGTCTCGGGATCGATAAGATCGGCCTGGCAACACAGAAGCCGAAATAG
- a CDS encoding energy transducer TonB: MARPPAPRPRKTRQRLVVGVLLGIVVLGGAVSFLLFGGDDKKEKEEIVIVDLSLPPPPPPPPPPAPPEEEDMSEPEPSEVSEDIAEADAPEEMSDDSAASDVDLGIDMGDLASGGSGTFTVSAPRVGKRGLGGGGGGDSLMGGDVDSPPTPVSKIQPSIPSSLQSKGIGGKVLIACVVDESGKVVSTSIKQSSGHAELDKAAASAVSRWKFKPATKGGRNVRANCLVPYNFEVKKK, translated from the coding sequence ATGGCTCGCCCTCCAGCCCCGCGACCCCGCAAGACCCGGCAGCGACTCGTCGTTGGCGTTTTGCTAGGCATCGTCGTGCTCGGAGGTGCGGTGTCTTTCCTTCTCTTCGGCGGTGATGACAAGAAGGAGAAGGAAGAGATCGTGATCGTGGATCTCTCCTTGCCCCCGCCGCCTCCTCCGCCCCCGCCGCCTGCGCCTCCGGAAGAGGAGGACATGTCGGAGCCGGAACCTTCGGAAGTATCGGAGGATATCGCGGAGGCGGATGCTCCCGAGGAGATGTCGGATGACAGCGCGGCCTCGGATGTCGATCTCGGTATCGACATGGGCGATCTTGCCTCGGGCGGATCCGGGACCTTCACGGTCAGTGCGCCCCGGGTCGGCAAGCGCGGCCTGGGTGGCGGCGGTGGTGGCGATAGCCTGATGGGTGGCGATGTGGATTCACCTCCGACTCCAGTGAGCAAGATCCAGCCGTCGATCCCGAGTTCGCTGCAGAGCAAGGGAATCGGGGGGAAGGTGCTGATTGCTTGTGTGGTGGATGAGAGCGGCAAGGTCGTATCGACCTCGATCAAGCAATCCTCCGGGCATGCGGAGCTCGACAAGGCTGCGGCGAGCGCCGTCTCCCGCTGGAAATTCAAGCCGGCCACGAAGGGCGGGCGCAACGTGCGCGCCAACTGCCTCGTGCCTTATAATTTTGAAGTGAAGAAAAAGTGA
- a CDS encoding tetratricopeptide repeat protein produces the protein MRRLFPILLALALPAPAQTINAPSILYRDPKFLKDFVGSYGILSDVEPKISADEQALLGKVQDLFGKNQFIAAEQEVVRFVKETEAPTDPEKKPGEISATMVFVLGNLYFASDRTDEARRAFNEAIRRFPRFRRAHTNLGLLHISKNELAQALPVLQKAVELGETSPRVYGMMGYCYMQDKNALAAENAYRQAYLLDPQNRDWKVGLTQALVQQERLEEATSMLNTMITENPEDRQLWLQQANALIGQEKKMEAAVNLEVLRLKGQASESELNLLGNIYMEQGEAQLALFAYLEAIEKAPKLDVQRALKSARILNEYGYPEKAEAFVERVAKMGGLSATDLLELDLVRVKIARSSNDVAKLGTLLRDLFKRDPGNAEVLLELAKHHDDLAKNEADEAKRGDDLGEAKVHYKLALEKPAVAYQANLGMGQLLVREKQYTEAMPYIERALSLKTGDKASLEQYISRVRRAADRENQRKEREAKERAEADEAAKKPK, from the coding sequence ATGCGCCGTCTCTTTCCCATCCTCCTCGCGCTCGCGCTGCCGGCTCCGGCACAGACGATCAATGCGCCTTCGATTCTGTATCGTGACCCGAAGTTCCTGAAGGACTTCGTCGGAAGCTACGGGATACTTTCCGATGTAGAGCCGAAGATCTCCGCCGACGAACAGGCATTGCTCGGCAAGGTGCAGGATCTCTTCGGCAAGAACCAGTTCATCGCGGCGGAACAGGAGGTGGTACGCTTCGTCAAGGAGACCGAGGCGCCGACAGATCCGGAGAAGAAGCCGGGCGAGATCAGCGCGACGATGGTATTCGTGTTGGGTAATCTCTATTTCGCGTCCGATCGGACGGATGAGGCGCGGCGTGCTTTCAATGAGGCGATCCGGCGTTTCCCGCGTTTCCGCCGCGCGCATACGAACCTCGGCCTGCTGCACATCTCGAAGAACGAACTGGCGCAAGCGCTGCCGGTTTTGCAGAAGGCCGTGGAACTCGGCGAAACGAGCCCGCGTGTCTATGGCATGATGGGCTACTGCTACATGCAGGATAAGAACGCGTTGGCCGCGGAGAATGCTTACCGGCAGGCCTACCTGCTGGATCCACAGAACCGCGATTGGAAGGTCGGCCTGACCCAGGCCTTGGTCCAGCAGGAGCGTCTTGAGGAGGCGACCAGCATGCTGAACACGATGATCACGGAGAATCCCGAGGATCGCCAGCTCTGGCTGCAGCAGGCGAACGCGCTGATCGGCCAAGAGAAGAAGATGGAAGCCGCGGTGAACCTCGAAGTGCTGCGTTTGAAGGGGCAGGCGAGCGAGAGTGAATTGAATCTCTTGGGAAACATTTACATGGAGCAGGGTGAAGCGCAGCTCGCGCTCTTCGCCTACCTGGAAGCGATCGAGAAAGCACCGAAGCTGGACGTTCAGCGAGCGTTGAAGTCCGCGCGGATCTTGAACGAATACGGCTACCCGGAGAAGGCCGAGGCTTTCGTCGAGAGGGTGGCCAAGATGGGTGGCCTCAGTGCAACGGATCTTCTGGAGCTCGATCTGGTCCGTGTGAAGATCGCCCGTAGCAGCAACGATGTTGCGAAGCTGGGAACACTCTTGCGCGATCTGTTCAAGCGCGATCCGGGCAATGCCGAGGTGTTGCTCGAACTGGCGAAGCACCACGATGATCTGGCCAAGAACGAAGCGGATGAAGCGAAGCGCGGGGACGATCTCGGCGAGGCGAAGGTTCACTACAAGCTCGCGCTGGAGAAGCCGGCGGTCGCCTATCAGGCGAACCTTGGCATGGGCCAGTTGCTGGTGCGTGAGAAGCAATACACCGAGGCCATGCCCTACATCGAGCGGGCGCTCTCCCTGAAGACCGGGGATAAGGCCAGCTTGGAGCAGTACATCAGCCGCGTGCGTCGTGCTGCGGACCGCGAGAACCAGCGCAAGGAGCGCGAGGCCAAGGAGCGGGCTGAAGCGGATGAAGCCGCGAAGAAGCCCAAATAG
- a CDS encoding porin, which translates to MKTAFTFGGALMLLAPLHANEALDVLEGKKDPASVVLPPVEGAAAAEEGVPVVPLGDEWAPSPLDPVWARAVLFEDPSNPWVQQVAIGGLFHWQGAWGQATPEGGREVDLDGTRTRRARLGARLKAFRNTEIEAVAEFAGDSNYNGIERLQGKTTFLENGYVKYGKMRPGFTTEYRTEPQQSLTPERSFLVNMVAPAATLGLMVGQDTDRWDWGLGWFSSDNDSNIPGVKGDGFLLANLALESWEKAEGGSPIRTRWHADYIYNFDDKGSPAIPRYNVAGRRSANGNQLIARNPAFQHLFSTGVEVEQGQFGFAGDFIMARGDTNAWGLSLTPSYWALPGTLQIVGRYHYADTDEADGLVGGMGTGSDPYFDSTPVFTGDEYHSFYLGANLHLYKDELILMNGLEHVLLKDQSGGGFDTDAWIWHSGARMSF; encoded by the coding sequence ATGAAGACAGCTTTCACTTTCGGAGGAGCGCTGATGCTGCTGGCTCCTCTCCATGCCAACGAGGCGCTCGACGTGCTTGAAGGAAAGAAGGACCCCGCCTCCGTGGTGCTACCTCCCGTAGAGGGTGCGGCTGCCGCCGAGGAGGGGGTGCCGGTTGTTCCGCTGGGTGACGAGTGGGCGCCGAGCCCTCTGGATCCGGTATGGGCCCGGGCCGTTCTTTTTGAAGATCCTTCGAATCCATGGGTTCAGCAGGTTGCGATCGGTGGGTTGTTCCACTGGCAGGGAGCTTGGGGGCAGGCGACACCGGAAGGTGGCCGGGAAGTGGATCTTGATGGCACCCGGACCCGTCGCGCCCGGCTCGGGGCGCGCCTGAAGGCTTTCCGCAATACCGAGATCGAGGCCGTGGCGGAGTTCGCCGGCGACTCGAACTACAACGGCATTGAGCGGCTCCAAGGCAAGACGACCTTCCTAGAGAACGGTTACGTGAAGTACGGCAAGATGCGGCCCGGTTTTACGACGGAGTATCGCACCGAGCCCCAGCAATCGCTGACTCCGGAGAGGTCCTTTTTGGTGAACATGGTGGCTCCCGCCGCCACGCTCGGCCTGATGGTGGGGCAGGACACGGATCGCTGGGATTGGGGCTTGGGCTGGTTCTCGTCCGACAACGACTCGAACATCCCCGGCGTGAAGGGCGATGGCTTCCTGCTGGCGAACCTCGCCTTGGAATCCTGGGAGAAGGCCGAAGGCGGTTCTCCGATCCGCACCCGCTGGCATGCCGACTACATCTACAACTTTGATGACAAGGGCAGCCCGGCGATCCCGCGGTACAACGTGGCCGGACGTCGCTCGGCGAATGGCAATCAATTGATCGCGCGCAATCCCGCGTTCCAGCACCTTTTCTCCACCGGCGTTGAGGTCGAGCAGGGTCAGTTCGGCTTCGCCGGCGACTTCATCATGGCCCGGGGCGACACGAATGCATGGGGGCTCTCCCTCACGCCGAGCTACTGGGCCCTGCCCGGCACGCTGCAGATCGTCGGACGCTACCACTACGCCGACACTGACGAAGCGGATGGGCTTGTCGGCGGTATGGGAACGGGTTCCGATCCCTACTTCGATAGCACGCCGGTCTTCACCGGGGACGAGTATCACTCCTTCTATCTCGGCGCGAACCTCCATCTCTACAAGGACGAGCTGATCCTGATGAACGGCCTGGAGCACGTGCTGCTGAAGGACCAGTCCGGCGGCGGCTTCGATACGGATGCCTGGATCTGGCACTCCGGTGCGCGCATGAGCTTCTAA
- a CDS encoding D-2-hydroxyacid dehydrogenase has product MSTLKVFTDLQAAPELIDWLRQSIAPHELLLPAPTGASVLSDVPTDPLMQEADIVLGQPRTDAVLSSGKLKWLQVSTAGYTRYDTADFRAAVKERGIPVTNSSRVYDDACAEHVMAFMLANARQLPIGLATRCPNGVPEWNAIRANSRLLQGQSLLIVGYGAIAERLVELLAPFRMKITAMRRAPRGDEKVTIVTPAEVDAALVDADHVINILPDNPESRQWFNAARFSKMKQGVIFHNIGRGTTVNQEDLAAALASGQVGAAWLDVTDPEPLADDHILWTFPNCYITPHTAGGQGGESKVLIQHFLDNFALYQKGETLVNQVM; this is encoded by the coding sequence ATGTCCACGCTGAAGGTATTCACGGATCTGCAGGCCGCACCGGAACTGATCGACTGGCTGCGCCAGAGCATCGCGCCGCACGAACTGCTTCTCCCCGCCCCCACCGGGGCCTCGGTGCTCTCGGACGTGCCGACCGATCCGCTGATGCAGGAAGCGGACATCGTGCTGGGTCAACCGCGAACCGATGCCGTTCTCTCCTCCGGCAAGCTGAAGTGGCTGCAGGTCAGCACCGCAGGCTACACCCGCTACGATACCGCCGACTTCCGTGCCGCAGTGAAAGAGCGCGGGATCCCCGTGACGAACAGTTCGCGCGTCTATGACGACGCCTGCGCGGAGCATGTCATGGCCTTCATGCTGGCGAATGCCCGGCAGCTTCCCATCGGCTTGGCTACCCGCTGCCCGAACGGCGTGCCGGAGTGGAATGCCATACGGGCCAACAGCCGCCTGCTGCAGGGACAATCCCTGCTGATCGTGGGCTACGGCGCGATCGCCGAGCGCCTCGTCGAATTGTTGGCCCCCTTCCGCATGAAGATCACCGCCATGCGCCGCGCTCCTCGTGGCGATGAGAAGGTGACGATCGTCACTCCAGCCGAAGTGGATGCCGCCCTCGTCGATGCGGATCACGTGATCAACATTCTCCCGGACAACCCCGAGTCGCGCCAGTGGTTCAATGCCGCCCGCTTCAGCAAGATGAAGCAGGGTGTCATCTTCCACAACATCGGTCGCGGCACCACGGTGAATCAGGAGGACCTGGCCGCGGCACTCGCATCAGGACAAGTCGGGGCGGCATGGCTCGATGTGACCGACCCGGAGCCGCTGGCGGATGACCACATCCTCTGGACCTTCCCGAATTGCTACATCACCCCGCACACCGCCGGTGGGCAGGGGGGCGAGTCGAAGGTGCTGATCCAGCACTTCCTCGACAATTTCGCCCTCTATCAGAAGGGCGAGACCTTGGTGAATCAGGTGATGTAA
- a CDS encoding ATP-dependent helicase, producing the protein MAREYTLHRHTAGPTSGIDYRAELNDEQYAAVTAPPGAALVIAGAGSGKTRTLTYRVAYLLDNKVEARNILLLTFTNKAAREMTERVRHLVPHDVSALWSGTFHSIGNRILRRHAEVLGFTKSFSILDRDDQKSLMTGVIAALNIDTKQRRFPKADVLATMFSLVENTGESLSDVIRHRYPYFDEWEKEIHQAQAGYAKRKKDTNSMDFDDLLVLTLKLFQQDEELLNLYRKRFRHILVDEYQDTNAVQSELIDLLAGGGASVMAVGDDAQSIYSWRGADMGNILSFPERHPGCQVHKIETNYRSVPEILDLSNAAIRVNRARFDKDLRSARPQLGVKPALVPLEDPSTQAAFVAQRMLELRDEGIPLEEMAVLYRAHFQSLEIQLELTARGIPFAITSGLRFFEQAHIKDVAAFLRFVTNRRDETSFKRICLLMPGIGAAGADKLWRDWLASGWAETEEIPTWSEELSKMKAPKKAAKHWEQFGYILDEMTPHGTFARPSNMVFSVLEGMYNDYLQASFDNYDNRRSDIEQLMAYGGNFDDVLDFLSQLSLLSSADGEPTGDKAEKDDEKVMLSSIHQAKGLEWKVVFVIWLADGQFPNGRILESDDPDQLEEERRLFYVAITRAKDELYLSYPLINPKSYTGDILQRPSRFLDDFPRNLVEEWNIRPEWGNPDDPF; encoded by the coding sequence ATGGCGCGCGAATACACGCTGCACCGGCACACCGCCGGACCGACATCCGGCATCGATTACCGGGCCGAGCTGAACGACGAGCAATACGCCGCCGTGACGGCTCCGCCCGGGGCCGCTCTCGTGATCGCGGGTGCCGGCTCGGGCAAGACCCGCACGCTGACCTATCGGGTCGCCTACCTGCTCGATAACAAGGTGGAGGCGCGGAACATCCTGCTGCTGACCTTCACGAACAAGGCGGCGCGCGAGATGACGGAACGGGTCCGCCACTTGGTACCGCACGATGTCTCCGCGCTGTGGAGCGGAACCTTCCACTCGATCGGCAACCGCATCCTGCGCCGCCATGCGGAGGTGCTGGGTTTCACCAAGTCCTTCTCGATCCTCGACCGCGACGACCAGAAGTCGCTGATGACCGGAGTGATTGCAGCTCTGAATATCGATACCAAACAGCGACGTTTCCCGAAGGCGGACGTGCTAGCCACGATGTTCAGTCTCGTCGAGAACACGGGCGAGTCGCTCTCCGATGTGATCCGTCACCGCTACCCCTACTTCGACGAATGGGAGAAGGAAATCCATCAGGCACAGGCCGGATATGCGAAGCGGAAGAAGGACACCAACTCGATGGATTTCGACGACCTGCTGGTGCTCACGCTGAAGCTCTTCCAGCAGGATGAAGAGCTCCTCAATCTCTACCGCAAGCGCTTCCGCCATATCCTGGTGGACGAGTATCAGGACACCAATGCGGTGCAGAGCGAGCTGATCGACCTGCTGGCGGGCGGCGGCGCCAGCGTGATGGCAGTGGGCGATGACGCGCAGTCGATCTACTCGTGGCGTGGCGCGGACATGGGCAATATCCTGTCCTTCCCCGAGCGGCACCCGGGCTGCCAAGTCCACAAGATCGAGACGAACTACCGCAGCGTGCCGGAGATCCTGGACCTCTCGAACGCCGCGATCCGTGTGAACCGCGCGCGCTTCGACAAGGATCTGCGTTCGGCTCGCCCCCAGCTCGGGGTGAAGCCGGCTTTGGTCCCGCTGGAAGATCCGTCCACCCAAGCGGCTTTCGTCGCCCAGCGCATGCTGGAATTGCGCGACGAAGGCATCCCGCTGGAGGAGATGGCCGTGCTCTACCGCGCACACTTCCAGTCCTTGGAGATCCAGCTTGAGCTCACCGCACGCGGCATCCCCTTCGCGATCACCAGCGGCCTGCGTTTCTTCGAGCAGGCGCACATCAAGGACGTGGCGGCTTTCCTCCGCTTCGTCACGAACCGTCGCGATGAGACGAGCTTCAAGCGGATCTGCCTGCTCATGCCGGGAATCGGCGCGGCGGGCGCGGACAAGCTTTGGCGTGACTGGCTGGCCAGCGGTTGGGCGGAAACGGAGGAGATCCCGACCTGGAGCGAGGAGCTCTCCAAGATGAAGGCGCCGAAGAAGGCGGCGAAGCACTGGGAGCAGTTCGGCTACATCCTCGACGAGATGACGCCGCATGGCACCTTTGCCCGGCCCTCGAACATGGTCTTCAGCGTGCTGGAGGGGATGTACAATGACTACCTCCAAGCTTCCTTCGACAACTACGACAACCGTCGTAGCGACATTGAGCAACTGATGGCTTACGGCGGAAACTTCGACGACGTGCTCGATTTCCTCTCGCAGCTCTCCTTGCTCAGTTCCGCGGATGGGGAACCGACCGGGGACAAGGCGGAGAAGGACGACGAGAAGGTCATGCTGTCCTCGATCCACCAGGCCAAGGGGCTGGAGTGGAAGGTGGTGTTCGTGATCTGGCTGGCGGACGGGCAGTTCCCGAACGGACGCATCCTGGAGTCCGACGACCCGGACCAACTGGAAGAGGAGCGCCGTCTCTTCTACGTGGCGATCACCCGGGCGAAGGACGAGCTCTACCTGAGCTATCCCCTGATCAACCCGAAGTCCTACACCGGCGACATCTTGCAGCGGCCCTCCCGCTTCCTCGACGACTTCCCGCGCAATCTGGTGGAGGAATGGAACATCCGGCCCGAATGGGGCAATCCGGACGATCCGTTCTGA
- a CDS encoding TIGR00645 family protein, protein MDSSNEAALSHATKPQFPGHRTLGNLIFFSRWLQAPLYLGLIVAQCVYVYHFLIELTHLVGKANRITETEIMLTVLGLIDVVMIANLLIMVIVGGYETFVSRLNLHKHPDQPEWLSHVNAGILKVKLATALIGISSIHLLKTFIEAERMKGEVMMWQVIIHLAFVLSALLLAYIDRLTSTPMPKQH, encoded by the coding sequence ATGGACTCCTCGAACGAAGCCGCCCTCTCTCACGCTACCAAGCCCCAGTTTCCCGGTCACCGCACTCTCGGTAACCTGATCTTCTTCAGCCGCTGGCTACAGGCCCCGCTGTATCTCGGCCTGATCGTGGCCCAGTGCGTCTACGTCTACCACTTCCTGATCGAGCTCACCCACCTGGTGGGCAAGGCGAACCGGATCACCGAAACGGAGATCATGCTCACCGTGCTGGGCCTGATCGATGTGGTCATGATCGCGAACCTGCTGATCATGGTCATCGTGGGCGGCTATGAGACTTTCGTTTCTCGCCTGAACCTCCACAAGCACCCGGACCAGCCGGAATGGCTCTCGCACGTGAATGCCGGTATTCTAAAGGTAAAGCTGGCCACCGCTCTGATCGGCATCTCCTCCATCCATTTGCTCAAGACCTTCATCGAGGCGGAGCGGATGAAAGGCGAAGTGATGATGTGGCAGGTCATCATCCACTTGGCCTTCGTGCTTTCCGCCCTGCTGCTGGCCTACATCGACCGCCTGACCAGCACCCCGATGCCGAAACAACATTGA
- the polA gene encoding DNA polymerase I → MPRLFLLDGMALVYRAHFAFIQNPIRNSKGVNTSALYGFTNTLLTILEKEKPTHLGVAFDTSAPTPRHVRYPAYKAQRDEMPEELAAAIPNVKRLCKAFHIPLLEIDGYEADDLIGTLAKRAEPAGFETYMVTPDKDFAQLLSETTFMWKPGKKGSEHEVIGLPQLPEIWGVKSPHEIIDLLGLMGDTVDNIPGVPGIGPKTAQKLIADFGSVENLLENLSKLKGKQKENLETHADNARLSKELATIIIDAPLEVSWTDLELSQRDDEAVKDLFTEFEFRSLTKRLFPGSADFSPPAPSEETPAATQTIFETFKKISEVPHEYHLADTAEKQARLFEELGRQTAFCFDIETTSLDRFEAKLLGVAFSWKGQEGWYLPYSADLHPQLKTALTGPALKTGHNLKYDLSVLHHHGIVVEGPFFDSMLAHSLVFPDQRHTMDYVSETMLGYSPIKLAEIAASHLQPDLATAPNSDDLFSFAETNKKSKELDVAAIPLETLAEYAAEDADVTWQIAEKLRPLLDGQEKVCHEIECPLLPVLVRMEMEGIAVDPAALVEIGGQLQQRINELSVSIAAHAKRPFNLNSPKQLGEILFNELGLADKAKKTKTGQFKTDEATLASLAGKHPIIDEILEYREATKLKGTYLDALPAHIVKETGRIHTQFHQLVAATGRLASTDPNLQNIPIRSALGRQIRKAFVPREGFTLLSCDYSQIELRVMAGLASDASMIEAFRENRDIHTATAAKVWGITESEVTREQRSGAKMVNFGIIYGISAFGLSQRLGIPRGEAAEIIDNYFKQYPAIEEFMDRTIQEARMSGYVETLTGRRRYFPDLTSGNQTIRGNAERAAINTPIQGSSADMIKLAMIRIDALLREGTYRTKMLLQVHDELVFDLHPEEQEDLIPRILDTMQTALPLPGGVPILVEYGTGSNWLVAH, encoded by the coding sequence ATGCCGCGACTTTTCCTCCTGGACGGGATGGCGCTCGTTTACCGGGCCCACTTTGCCTTCATCCAGAATCCGATCCGTAACTCCAAGGGCGTGAATACTTCCGCGCTCTACGGATTCACAAACACGCTGCTGACCATTTTGGAGAAGGAGAAGCCGACCCACTTGGGTGTCGCATTCGATACCTCCGCTCCCACTCCGCGGCATGTGCGCTACCCGGCCTATAAGGCGCAGCGCGACGAAATGCCCGAGGAACTCGCGGCGGCGATCCCGAACGTGAAGCGCCTTTGCAAGGCCTTCCACATTCCCCTCTTGGAGATCGACGGCTACGAGGCGGACGACCTGATCGGCACCTTGGCGAAGCGGGCGGAGCCGGCGGGCTTCGAAACCTACATGGTCACGCCGGACAAGGACTTCGCTCAGCTCCTCAGCGAAACGACCTTCATGTGGAAGCCGGGCAAGAAGGGCTCCGAGCACGAGGTGATCGGTCTGCCGCAGCTGCCGGAGATCTGGGGCGTGAAGAGCCCGCACGAGATCATCGACCTGCTCGGCCTGATGGGTGACACGGTGGACAACATCCCCGGCGTGCCCGGCATCGGCCCAAAGACGGCGCAGAAGCTAATCGCGGACTTCGGCTCGGTGGAGAACCTGCTGGAGAATCTCTCCAAGCTGAAGGGCAAGCAGAAGGAGAACCTCGAAACCCACGCCGATAACGCCCGGCTCTCCAAGGAACTGGCGACCATCATCATCGATGCCCCGCTCGAAGTGAGCTGGACCGACCTAGAGCTGTCGCAGCGTGACGACGAGGCGGTGAAGGATCTCTTCACCGAGTTTGAATTCCGATCCCTGACCAAGCGCCTCTTCCCCGGGAGCGCGGACTTCAGTCCGCCCGCGCCAAGCGAGGAGACTCCGGCTGCCACACAGACGATCTTCGAGACCTTCAAGAAGATCTCCGAGGTGCCGCACGAATACCATCTGGCTGATACCGCGGAGAAACAGGCGCGGCTTTTCGAGGAGTTGGGCAGGCAAACCGCCTTCTGCTTCGATATCGAGACCACCTCACTCGATCGCTTCGAGGCGAAATTGCTGGGCGTGGCCTTTTCCTGGAAAGGGCAGGAGGGATGGTATCTGCCCTACTCCGCTGACCTGCATCCCCAGCTCAAGACCGCGCTGACCGGGCCAGCACTGAAGACCGGCCACAACCTGAAGTACGATCTCTCCGTACTTCACCATCACGGGATCGTCGTGGAGGGGCCTTTCTTCGACAGCATGCTCGCGCACTCGCTGGTCTTCCCGGACCAGCGCCACACCATGGACTATGTGAGCGAGACCATGCTCGGCTACTCTCCGATCAAGCTGGCGGAGATCGCGGCATCGCACTTGCAACCGGATCTCGCTACCGCTCCGAATTCCGACGACCTCTTCAGTTTCGCGGAGACGAATAAGAAGTCGAAGGAACTCGATGTCGCAGCGATCCCGCTGGAAACGCTGGCCGAGTATGCCGCGGAGGATGCCGACGTGACTTGGCAGATTGCAGAAAAGCTCCGCCCCTTGCTCGATGGTCAGGAGAAAGTCTGCCATGAGATCGAGTGCCCGCTGCTGCCGGTGCTGGTGCGGATGGAGATGGAAGGCATTGCGGTGGATCCTGCGGCCTTGGTAGAGATCGGCGGCCAGCTCCAGCAGCGGATCAACGAACTCTCCGTCTCGATCGCGGCCCACGCCAAGCGACCCTTCAACCTGAACTCGCCGAAGCAACTCGGGGAGATCCTGTTCAACGAGCTGGGGCTGGCCGACAAGGCGAAGAAGACCAAGACCGGGCAGTTCAAGACCGACGAGGCGACGCTCGCCTCACTCGCAGGCAAGCACCCGATCATCGACGAGATCCTGGAATACCGGGAGGCTACGAAGCTGAAGGGCACCTATTTGGACGCGCTGCCCGCCCACATCGTGAAGGAGACGGGTCGCATCCACACGCAGTTCCACCAACTGGTGGCAGCCACGGGGCGGCTCGCCTCCACCGATCCGAACCTGCAGAACATCCCGATCCGTTCCGCTCTCGGACGCCAGATCCGCAAGGCTTTCGTGCCGCGGGAAGGCTTCACCCTGCTGTCCTGCGACTACTCGCAGATCGAGCTGCGGGTGATGGCCGGACTCGCCAGCGATGCCTCGATGATCGAGGCCTTCCGCGAGAACCGCGACATTCATACTGCTACCGCGGCGAAAGTTTGGGGCATCACCGAGAGTGAGGTCACACGCGAGCAGCGCAGCGGCGCGAAGATGGTAAACTTCGGCATCATCTACGGCATCTCCGCCTTCGGCCTCAGCCAGCGCCTCGGCATCCCGCGCGGCGAAGCGGCGGAGATCATCGACAACTATTTCAAGCAGTATCCTGCGATCGAGGAGTTCATGGACCGTACCATCCAAGAAGCCCGGATGAGCGGCTACGTCGAGACCCTGACCGGCCGCCGTCGCTATTTCCCGGACCTGACCTCCGGCAACCAGACGATCCGCGGCAATGCCGAACGTGCCGCGATCAACACGCCCATTCAGGGTAGCTCCGCCGACATGATCAAACTCGCGATGATTCGGATCGACGCCCTGCTGAGGGAAGGCACCTACCGCACCAAGATGCTGCTGCAGGTGCACGACGAATTGGTCTTCGATCTGCATCCGGAAGAACAGGAGGATTTGATCCCCCGGATCCTCGATACGATGCAAACGGCCCTGCCTCTCCCGGGAGGGGTGCCGATCCTCGTCGAGTACGGGACCGGAAGCAACTGGCTGGTCGCGCACTAG
- a CDS encoding YdeI/OmpD-associated family protein — MSTKRKDLELPVLPFADGKGFTKWLGKQPLDSPGLWLKFANKGSGIPGITQQEALDAALCHGWIDGQRLGLDDDYYLNKYTPRRSRSNWSQINRARALELIAEGRMTERGQAEIERAKQDGRWEAASAPPSKAEVPEDLAAALRKNKVAKALFERLDHRNRFAILHRVGQAKKAETRAARIAKLVAMLAEGELIYPPKKS, encoded by the coding sequence ATGAGCACCAAGCGGAAGGATCTCGAATTGCCAGTGCTACCTTTCGCGGATGGGAAGGGGTTCACGAAATGGCTGGGCAAGCAGCCGCTTGATTCGCCCGGCCTATGGCTGAAATTCGCCAATAAGGGCTCCGGAATTCCGGGCATCACCCAGCAGGAGGCTTTGGATGCCGCGCTGTGCCACGGCTGGATCGACGGCCAGCGGCTCGGGCTCGATGATGACTACTATCTGAACAAATACACGCCGCGCCGGAGCCGGAGCAACTGGTCCCAGATCAACCGGGCGCGCGCGCTGGAGCTCATCGCGGAAGGCCGCATGACCGAGCGGGGACAAGCCGAGATCGAGCGAGCAAAGCAGGACGGGCGCTGGGAGGCGGCCTCCGCACCGCCCAGCAAGGCGGAGGTGCCGGAGGATCTGGCCGCTGCCCTGAGGAAGAACAAGGTGGCGAAAGCGCTTTTCGAGCGTCTGGACCATCGCAACCGCTTTGCGATCCTCCACCGCGTCGGGCAGGCTAAGAAGGCAGAGACCCGAGCGGCGCGGATTGCGAAGTTGGTGGCGATGCTGGCGGAGGGCGAGCTGATCTATCCGCCGAAGAAGTCGTAG